From a region of the Alnus glutinosa chromosome 1, dhAlnGlut1.1, whole genome shotgun sequence genome:
- the LOC133853699 gene encoding uncharacterized protein LOC133853699 isoform X2: MSVDLKKAPSNGCENLLTSDEQQAKINEVRRLIGPLPDKLSIYCSDASISRYLWARNWNVKKATKMLKDSLKWRLTYKPEEICWEDVAHEAETGKIYRSNSIDKHGRTVLVMRPSRQNSKSTKGQIKYLVYCMENAVLNLSPGQEQMVWLIDFEGFNLSNISVKVVKPFLEPKTYNKVKFVYADDNSSKKVMEDLFDMDQLESAFGGNDSRGFDINEYAERMREDDKRRMSFWTRGNPPPASPQPALTSAALDSLNLESDSDASVNEKIEGSPSNGVEPEVVFPGQDMLTTDGSKNAT; encoded by the exons ATGAGTGTGGACTTAAAGAAAGCTCCTTCGAATGGCTGTGAGAATCTTTTGACATCTGATGAGCAGCAGGCTAAG ATTAACGAGGTGAGAAGGTTGATAGGGCCATTGCCAGATAAGTTGTCCATTTATTGTTCTGATGCATCCATCTCAAGATATCTATGGGCACGTAACTGGAATGTCAAGAAGGCAACTAAAATGCTGAAAGATTCCTTAAAATGGAGATTGACATACAAACCAGAAGAGATATGCTGG GAGGATGTTGCACATGAAGCAGAGACAGGGAAAATCTACAGATCAAATTCTATTGACAAGCATGGGCGAACAGTTCTTGTCATGAGACCTAGTCGCCAG AACTCAAAGTCAACAAAAGGACAAATCAAGTATTTGGTCTATTGCATGGAGAATGCTGTTTTAAATCTGTCACCAGGCCAAGAACAAATGGTCTGGCTAATTGATTTCGAGGGTTTCAATTTGTCAAATATTTCAGTGAAG GTGGTGAAACCCTTTCTAGAGCCTAAAACTTACAATAAAGTCAAGTTTGTTTACGCTGATGACAACAGTAGCAAGAAGGTAATGGAGGATTTATTTGATATGGACCAGCTTGAATCTGCATTTGGTGGAAATGATAGCAGGGGGTTTGACATAAATGAATATGCTGAAAGGATGAGAGAGGATGACAAGAGGAGGATGTCTTTTTGGACAAGAGGGAATCCTCCCCCAGCATCTCCACAGCCAGCTCTGACAAGTGCTGCTTTAGATTCATTAAACTTAGAGTCGGATTCTGATGCTTCTGTCAATGAGAAAATAGAAGGTTCCCCTTCTAATGGGGTGGAGCCGGAAGTTGTCTTCCCAGGTCAGGATATGCTGACGACTGATGGCAGTAAAAATGCCACATGA
- the LOC133853699 gene encoding uncharacterized protein LOC133853699 isoform X1 — protein sequence MSVDLKKAPSNGCENLLTSDEQQAKINEVRRLIGPLPDKLSIYCSDASISRYLWARNWNVKKATKMLKDSLKWRLTYKPEEICWEDVAHEAETGKIYRSNSIDKHGRTVLVMRPSRQNSKSTKGQIKYLVYCMENAVLNLSPGQEQMVWLIDFEGFNLSNISVKVTRETAHVLQDHYPERLGVAILYNPPKFFEPFFTVVKPFLEPKTYNKVKFVYADDNSSKKVMEDLFDMDQLESAFGGNDSRGFDINEYAERMREDDKRRMSFWTRGNPPPASPQPALTSAALDSLNLESDSDASVNEKIEGSPSNGVEPEVVFPGQDMLTTDGSKNAT from the exons ATGAGTGTGGACTTAAAGAAAGCTCCTTCGAATGGCTGTGAGAATCTTTTGACATCTGATGAGCAGCAGGCTAAG ATTAACGAGGTGAGAAGGTTGATAGGGCCATTGCCAGATAAGTTGTCCATTTATTGTTCTGATGCATCCATCTCAAGATATCTATGGGCACGTAACTGGAATGTCAAGAAGGCAACTAAAATGCTGAAAGATTCCTTAAAATGGAGATTGACATACAAACCAGAAGAGATATGCTGG GAGGATGTTGCACATGAAGCAGAGACAGGGAAAATCTACAGATCAAATTCTATTGACAAGCATGGGCGAACAGTTCTTGTCATGAGACCTAGTCGCCAG AACTCAAAGTCAACAAAAGGACAAATCAAGTATTTGGTCTATTGCATGGAGAATGCTGTTTTAAATCTGTCACCAGGCCAAGAACAAATGGTCTGGCTAATTGATTTCGAGGGTTTCAATTTGTCAAATATTTCAGTGAAGGTGACACGGGAAACTGCCCATGTTCTACAAGACCATTATCCTGAACGCCTTGGTGTGGCAATATTATACAACCCACCCAAGTTTTTCGAACCATTCTTTACA GTGGTGAAACCCTTTCTAGAGCCTAAAACTTACAATAAAGTCAAGTTTGTTTACGCTGATGACAACAGTAGCAAGAAGGTAATGGAGGATTTATTTGATATGGACCAGCTTGAATCTGCATTTGGTGGAAATGATAGCAGGGGGTTTGACATAAATGAATATGCTGAAAGGATGAGAGAGGATGACAAGAGGAGGATGTCTTTTTGGACAAGAGGGAATCCTCCCCCAGCATCTCCACAGCCAGCTCTGACAAGTGCTGCTTTAGATTCATTAAACTTAGAGTCGGATTCTGATGCTTCTGTCAATGAGAAAATAGAAGGTTCCCCTTCTAATGGGGTGGAGCCGGAAGTTGTCTTCCCAGGTCAGGATATGCTGACGACTGATGGCAGTAAAAATGCCACATGA
- the LOC133853708 gene encoding 2,3-bisphosphoglycerate-dependent phosphoglycerate mutase 1, translating to MATSAFHQALGTLHSHGYLNNSGLRHELGDNSLRLISKGFKVEIGLSRRGCYPSDQRKFGVFQASASQTSVFEPVSSPSKSNTSSSQKKSNEVALILIRHGESLWNEKNLFTGCVDVPLTKKGVEEAIEAGKRISNIPVDMIYTSALIRAQMTAMLAMTQHRRRKVPIIIHNESEQARTWSQIFSEDTKKQSIPVIAAWQLNERMYGELQGLNKQETADRYGKEQVHEWRRSYDIPPPNGESLEMCAQRAVAYFKDQIEPQLLCGKNVMIAAHGNSLRSIIMYLDKLTSQEVISLELSTGIPMLYIFKEGRFIRRGSPVAPTEAGVYAYTRNLAQYRQKLDETLH from the exons ATGGCTACTTCAGCATTTCACCAAGCCCTTGGGACTCTTCATTCCCATGGATATCTTAACAACTCTGGTCTTCGCCATGAGCTTGGGGACAATTCACTGAGATTGATTTCAAAGGGTTTCAAGGTTGAAATTGGACTCTCAAGAAGGGGATGTTATCCGTCTGACCAGAGGAAATTTGGTGTATTTCAAGCCTCAGCCTCTCAAACTTCAGTGTTTGAACCAGTTTCATCCCCCTCAAAGAGCAACACCAGTAGCTCTCAGAAGAAATCTA ATGAGGTAGCTTTGATTCTGATTAGGCATGGTGAGTCATTATGGAACGAAAAGAACTTGTTCACAGGTTGTGTTGATGTCCCACTAACTAAGAAGGGCGTGGAGGAGGCAATAGAAGCTGGCAAGAGAATCAGCAATATACCTGTCGACATGATCTATACATCTGCCCTGATTCGAGCACAGATGACAGCCATGCTTGCCATGACCCAGCACCGTCGTAGGAAG GTGccaattattattcataatgAGAGTGAGCAGGCAAGGACATGGAGTCAAATTTTCAGTGAAGACACCAAAAAGCAATCCATTCCAGTCATAGCAGCTTGGCAATTGAATGAAAGAAT GTATGGAGAATTACAAGGTCTAAATAAGCAGGAGACGGCAGATAGATATGGGAAGGAACAAGTTCATGAGTGGCGTCGGAGTTATGATATTCCTCCTCCTAATGGCGAGAGTTTGGAAATGTGTGCTCAAAGGGCTGTTGCTTATTTCAAGGATCAA ATTGAACCCCAGCTTCTATGTGGAAAGAATGTTATGATTGCTGCCCATGGGAATTCATTGAGGTCCATCATTATGTATCTTGACAAATTAACTTCGCAAGAG GTTATCAGTTTAGAACTATCAACCGGAATACCCATGCTTTACATTTTCAAAGAGGGAAGATTCATTAGGAGAGGAAGTCCCGTAGCACCTACCGAGGCAGGAGTTTATGCTTATACTAGG AATTTAGCTCAATACAGGCAGAAGTTAGATGAGACGCTTCATTAA
- the LOC133853719 gene encoding pollen-specific protein C13-like, which produces MARRVLLFALCVLLPALLVSATRPTRNPFVVKGRVYCDTCRAGFETSATTYIPGATVRVECKDRKTMQLVYSKEGTTDSCGTYNMFINEDHEDQLCDAMLVSSPQHDCAAMSPGRERTRVILTRYNGIASDNRFANAMGFMKDKALSGCAEILKQYQESDE; this is translated from the exons ATGGCCAGAAGGGTGTTGCTATTTGCGCTCTGTGTGCTCCTCCCGGCGCTGTTGGTTAGCGCCACCCGCCCAACGAGAAACCCATTTGTAGTGAAAGGGCGAGTGTACTGCGACACCTGCCGCGCCGGATTCGAGACCTCGGCCACTACCTACATCCCTG GTGCGACGGTTAGAGTGGAATGCAAAGACAGGAAAACAATGCAACTCGTATACAGCAAGGAGGGAACAACCGACTCGTGTGGAACCTATAATATGTTCATCAATGAGGACCATGAGGACCAGCTTTGTGATGCCATGCTTGTTAGCAGCCCCCAGCATGACTGTGCAGCAATGTCCCCAGGGCGTGAGCGTACCCGTGTCATCCTCACCCGCTACAATGGGATTGCATCAGACAATCGTTTTGCCAATGCAATGGGAttcatgaaggacaaggctttgTCTGGCTGTGCCGAGATTCTCAAGCAATACCAGGAGTCTGATGAATAG